One genomic window of Hypomesus transpacificus isolate Combined female unplaced genomic scaffold, fHypTra1 scaffold_176, whole genome shotgun sequence includes the following:
- the si:ch211-218c6.8 gene encoding uncharacterized protein si:ch211-218c6.8 isoform X1, which produces MEFRAEEDYGVDTNSDEYVLLQAYCTRRSRHKPKSFMRAEGSLPPLAPGPSLLGERGKGIRFEGLMRPPSGPYKVTQRAYAESGARETIFKKKPVAIFECASGADIQPGSSGSGAADEGRGLTAVADRLTEIADDVNVQIREPSSLEPDSPENPEDVIQKLVELLKNSGDQLNEEVMHVCERVSVSVSVCVCVCVSVGVLNGNTELHLKPLHAFEMGAPPWQIQRNQAMQTYLQSTFTYALFEQVTSRVQEVVSGGSGGRTAQARDRLERQQIAVAFEVTSRLSAVDLLPMSRAMGYGTHYVQIHHSSWVKQRGGWKKVFESEDID; this is translated from the exons ATGGAGTTCCGGGCAGAGGAGGACTATGGAGTGGACACGAACAGTGACGAGTACGTGCTCCTCCAGGCCTACTGCACCAGGAGGTCCAGGCACAAGCCAAAGTCTTTCATGAGGGCTGAGGGCTCTTTGCCACCACTTGCCCCTGGGCCATCCTTACTGGGAGAAAGAGGTAAAGGCATACGTTTTGAAGGTCTAATGAGACCGCCTTCAGGGCCTTATAAAGTAACGCAGAGGGCATATGCTGAATCAGGGGCTAGAGAAACCATCTTTAAGAAGAAGCCCGTGGCAATATTCGAGTGTGCATCCGGTGCCGATATACAACCCGGTTCTTCTGGTTCTG gtgcAGCAGACGAAGGCCGGGGTCTCACTGCTGTGGCTGACAGGCTGACTGAGATAGCAGACGATGTCAATGTGCAGATTAGAGAACCGAGCAGTTTAGAACCAGACTCCCCTGAGAACCCAGAgg ATGtgattcagaaactggtggagCTTCTGAAGAATTCTGGAGACCAGCTGAATGAGGAggtaatgcatgtgtgtgaacgtgtatCGGtaagtgtttctgtgtgtgtgtgtgtgtgtgtgtctgttggtgtgtTAAATGGTAACACAGAACTACATTTAAAACCCCTCCATGCATTTGAAATGGGAGCACCTCCCTGGCAGATCCAGAGGAACCAGGCCATGCAGACCTACCTCCAGAGCACCTTCACCTACGCTCTGTTTGAGCAGGTGACCTCTAGGGTTCAGGAGGTAGTGAGCGGGGGAAGCGGCGGCCGGACGGCCCAGGCCCGGGACCGGCTGGAGAGGCAGCAGATCGCCGTAGCCTTCGAGGTGACCAGCAGGCTGTCAGCGGTCGACCTGCTGCCCATGAGTAGGGCCATGGGCTACGGCACTCACTACGTCCAGATACACCACTCCTCCTGGGTGAAGCAGCGCGGAGGCTGG AAAAAAGTATTTGAATCCGAAGACATTGATTAA
- the LOC124489139 gene encoding atypical chemokine receptor 3-like, which translates to MAVNSSPSINITSSGNTSSNHSTDDGDSFPSDFECSPFSCFLSEMLVEKIYQCIVNSNPNLLLGFKIFILLTSLTANVGLTWLLLSPRRALSASEVLGFNLSLMDILSASEVLGFNLSLMDILYCLSLPLSIYIILHPDAPVKTLMLADAASILNLFGCPLLLACMCVERYLAAAHPVAYLRLRRREYRSAACVLAWLLTLAVVLLAYYLGVFNMVLYLAVTTSVLFLVMLLCLAGMVWVLWGRGPGEGPQDGVPLKRKVVKNILAVMLPAAVAYMPLVALVPHLSIIYSQKSVNPAQCSVLQFLWMSPSFGTYIGPMFYLSRVRQLACWRKTGRVTEQSPNSNIQVGSSVDGVNET; encoded by the coding sequence ATGGCCGTCAACAGCAGCCCCTCCATTAACATCACATCTTCAGGAAACACATCATCCAACCACTCTACAGACGACGGGGACTCCTTCCCGTCGGACTTTGAGTGTTCGCCTTTCTCATGCTTCCTCTCAGAGATGTTGGTTGAGAAAATATACCAGTGCATTGTTAACTCCAACCCCAACTTGCTCCTTGGATTCAAAATCTTCATCCTGCTGACTAGCCTGACGGCTAACGTGGGCCTGACTTGGCTCCTTCTGAGTCCCAGGAGGGCTCTGTCTGCCTCCGAGGTGCTGGGCTTCAACCTCTCCCTGATGGACATCCTGTCTGCCTCCGAGGTGCTGGGCTTCAACCTCTCCCTGATGGACATCCTGTACTGCCTCAGTCTGCCGCTGAGTATTTATATCATCCTGCACCCAGACGCCCCTGTGAAGACCCTAATGCTCGCTGACGCCGCCTCTATCCTCAACCTGTTCGGCTGCCCGCTGCTGCTAGCGTGCATGTGCGTGGAGCGTTATCTGGCGGCCGCGCACCCTGTAGCGTACCTCAGACTGCGCAGGCGAGAGTACCGCAGCGCCGCATGTGTGCTGGCCTGGCTGCTCACTCTGGCCGTGGTTCTGCTGGCCTATTACCTGGGTGTGTTCAACATGGTTCTGTATCTGGCCGTGACCACCTCTGTCCTGTTCCTGGTCATGCTTCTGTGTCTGGCGGGGATGGTGTGGGTCCTGTGGGGGAGGGGTCCTGGTGAGGGTCCACAGGACGGCGTGCCTCTGAAGAGGAAGGTTGTGAAGAACATTCTGGCGGTGATGCTGCCAGCTGCTGTGGCTTACATGCCCTTGGTGGCCCTGGTGCCTCATTTATCCATCATCTACTCCCAGAAAAGTGTCAATCCAGCTCAGTGCTCCGTCCTGCAGTTCCTCTGGATGTCCCCAAGCTTTGGCACCTACATCGGGCCCATGTTTTACCTGTCCCGTGTTAGACAGCTGGCTTGctggagaaagacagggagggtAACAGAGCAGTCCCCCAACTCCAACATACAGGTAGGATCATCTGTAGATGGTGTAAATGAGACTTGA
- the tph2 gene encoding tryptophan 5-hydroxylase 2 isoform X1 has translation MASSSQPRKREPVPRMQPAMMMFSSKYWTRRGLSLDSAMFSQQNLRHTGGQMTRRPSFYPIDEKPNTENQAAETGKTAVVFTLNNEVGCLVRALRLFQEKHVNLNHIESRRSKRFTSEVEIYADCSCTKKQFNELLQHLKDHVNIVSFNTPPHVWTAEADEEEVPWFPQKISELDQCSHRVLMYGSELDADHPGFKDNVYRERRKYFVEVAMNYKFGQPIPRIEYSPEEVRTWGVVYRELTKLYPTHACREYLKNLPLLSKHCGYREDNIPQLEDVSLFLRERSGFTVRPVAGYLSPRDFLAGLAYRVFNCTQYVRHSTDPLYTPEPDTCHELLGHVPLLADPKFAQFSQEIGLASVGASDEDVQKLATCYFFTIEFGLCKQDGQLRAYGAGLLSSIGELRHALSDKATVRMFDPGTTCHQECLITTFQDVYFVSDSFEEAKEKMREFAKSIKRPFSVYYNPYTLSIDLLKDTRSIENVVQELRSDLTTVCDALGKMNTYLGI, from the exons ATGGCATCATCGTCACAACCCAGGAAGAGGGAGCCCGTGCCCAGGATGCAGCCAGCCATGATGATGTTCTCCAGCAAGTACTGGACCCGCCGAGGGCTCTCCCTGGATTCGGCCATGTTCAGCCAGCAGAACCTGCGCCACACTGGTGGACAGATG ACACGACGCCCCTCATTCTATCCTATCGACGAGAAACCTAACACCGAGAATCAGGCTGCAGAGACAGGGAAGACTGCCGTGGTTTTCACCCTGAACAACGAGGTTGGATGTCTGGTCAGAGCGCTGCGCCTGTTTCAG GAGAAACATGTCAACTTGAATCACATCGAGTCTAGAAGGTCAAAGCGCTTCACTTCGGAAGTGGAGATCTACGCTGATTGCAGTTGCACCAAGAAGCAGTTTAATGAGTTGCTTCAGCACCTCAAGGATCACGTCAACATCGTTTCCTTCAACACTCCTCCCCACGTATGGACCGCTGAAGCAG atgAGGAAGAGGTGCCCTGGTTCCCACAGAAGATCTCAGAGTTGGACCAATGTTCCCACCGAGTCCTGATGTATGGATCAGAGCTGGATGCAGACCATCCT GGCTTCAAAGATAATGTTTATCGCGAGAGAAGGAAGTATTTTGTGGAAGTGGCCATGAATTACAAGTT TGGCCAGCCTATCCCTCGCATAGAATACTCTCCAGAGGAGGTGAGGACATGGGGGGTGGTGTACCGTGAGCTCACCAAGCTCTACCCCACACACGCTTGCCGTGAGTACCTGAAgaacctccccctgctctcaaaGCATTGTGGGTACCGAGAGGACAACATTCCTCAACTGGAGGACGTGTCTCTGTTTCTGAGAG AGAGATCAGGCTTCACCGTGCGGCCTGTCGCGGGGTATCTGTCGCCGAGAGACTTCCTGGCTGGCCTGGCCTACCGAGTGTTTAACTGCACTCAGTACGTTCGCCACAGCACTGACCCCCTCTACACACCAGAGCC AGACACCTGTCATGAACTGCTGGGTCATGTCCCTCTCCTCGCCGACCCTAAGTTTGCCCAGTTCTCCCAGGAGATTGGTCTGGCGTCTGTAGGAGCATCGGACGAGGACGTACAGAAACTAGCCACA TGTTATTTCTTCACCATCGAGTTTGGCTTGTGTAAACAAGATGGCCAGCTGAGGGCTTATGGAGCAGGCCTGCTGTCATCTATTGGAGAGCTACGG CACGCCCTGTCTGACAAGGCCACAGTGAGGATGTTTGACCCGGGGACCACCTGTCACCAGGAGTGCCTCATCACCACTTTCCAGGATGTCTACTTTGTATCCGACAGCTTTGAAGAAGCCAAAGAGAAGATGAG GGAGTTTGCCAAGTCGATCAAGAGGCCCTTCTCAGTGTACTATAACCCGTACACGCTAAGCATCGACCTGCTGAAGGACACCAGGAGCATAGAGAACGTGGTCCAGGAGCTCCGGAGCGACCTCACCACCGTGTGTGACGCCCTGGGCAAGATGAACACTTATCTGGGGATCTGA
- the si:ch211-218c6.8 gene encoding apoptosis facilitator Bcl-2-like protein 14 isoform X4: MEFRAEEDYGVDTNSDEYVLLQAYCTRRSRHKPKSFMRAEGSLPPLAPGPSLLGERGAADEGRGLTAVADRLTEIADDVNVQIREPSSLEPDSPENPEDVIQKLVELLKNSGDQLNEEVMHVCERVSVSVSVCVCVCVSVGVLNGNTELHLKPLHAFEMGAPPWQIQRNQAMQTYLQSTFTYALFEQVTSRVQEVVSGGSGGRTAQARDRLERQQIAVAFEVTSRLSAVDLLPMSRAMGYGTHYVQIHHSSWVKQRGGWKKVFESEDID, translated from the exons ATGGAGTTCCGGGCAGAGGAGGACTATGGAGTGGACACGAACAGTGACGAGTACGTGCTCCTCCAGGCCTACTGCACCAGGAGGTCCAGGCACAAGCCAAAGTCTTTCATGAGGGCTGAGGGCTCTTTGCCACCACTTGCCCCTGGGCCATCCTTACTGGGAGAAAGAG gtgcAGCAGACGAAGGCCGGGGTCTCACTGCTGTGGCTGACAGGCTGACTGAGATAGCAGACGATGTCAATGTGCAGATTAGAGAACCGAGCAGTTTAGAACCAGACTCCCCTGAGAACCCAGAgg ATGtgattcagaaactggtggagCTTCTGAAGAATTCTGGAGACCAGCTGAATGAGGAggtaatgcatgtgtgtgaacgtgtatCGGtaagtgtttctgtgtgtgtgtgtgtgtgtgtgtctgttggtgtgtTAAATGGTAACACAGAACTACATTTAAAACCCCTCCATGCATTTGAAATGGGAGCACCTCCCTGGCAGATCCAGAGGAACCAGGCCATGCAGACCTACCTCCAGAGCACCTTCACCTACGCTCTGTTTGAGCAGGTGACCTCTAGGGTTCAGGAGGTAGTGAGCGGGGGAAGCGGCGGCCGGACGGCCCAGGCCCGGGACCGGCTGGAGAGGCAGCAGATCGCCGTAGCCTTCGAGGTGACCAGCAGGCTGTCAGCGGTCGACCTGCTGCCCATGAGTAGGGCCATGGGCTACGGCACTCACTACGTCCAGATACACCACTCCTCCTGGGTGAAGCAGCGCGGAGGCTGG AAAAAAGTATTTGAATCCGAAGACATTGATTAA
- the si:ch211-218c6.8 gene encoding uncharacterized protein si:ch211-218c6.8 isoform X2, whose product MEFRAEEDYGVDTNSDEYVLLQAYCTRRSRHKPKSFMRAEGSLPPLAPGPSLLGERGARETIFKKKPVAIFECASGADIQPGSSGSGAADEGRGLTAVADRLTEIADDVNVQIREPSSLEPDSPENPEDVIQKLVELLKNSGDQLNEEVMHVCERVSVSVSVCVCVCVSVGVLNGNTELHLKPLHAFEMGAPPWQIQRNQAMQTYLQSTFTYALFEQVTSRVQEVVSGGSGGRTAQARDRLERQQIAVAFEVTSRLSAVDLLPMSRAMGYGTHYVQIHHSSWVKQRGGWKKVFESEDID is encoded by the exons ATGGAGTTCCGGGCAGAGGAGGACTATGGAGTGGACACGAACAGTGACGAGTACGTGCTCCTCCAGGCCTACTGCACCAGGAGGTCCAGGCACAAGCCAAAGTCTTTCATGAGGGCTGAGGGCTCTTTGCCACCACTTGCCCCTGGGCCATCCTTACTGGGAGAAAGAG GGGCTAGAGAAACCATCTTTAAGAAGAAGCCCGTGGCAATATTCGAGTGTGCATCCGGTGCCGATATACAACCCGGTTCTTCTGGTTCTG gtgcAGCAGACGAAGGCCGGGGTCTCACTGCTGTGGCTGACAGGCTGACTGAGATAGCAGACGATGTCAATGTGCAGATTAGAGAACCGAGCAGTTTAGAACCAGACTCCCCTGAGAACCCAGAgg ATGtgattcagaaactggtggagCTTCTGAAGAATTCTGGAGACCAGCTGAATGAGGAggtaatgcatgtgtgtgaacgtgtatCGGtaagtgtttctgtgtgtgtgtgtgtgtgtgtgtctgttggtgtgtTAAATGGTAACACAGAACTACATTTAAAACCCCTCCATGCATTTGAAATGGGAGCACCTCCCTGGCAGATCCAGAGGAACCAGGCCATGCAGACCTACCTCCAGAGCACCTTCACCTACGCTCTGTTTGAGCAGGTGACCTCTAGGGTTCAGGAGGTAGTGAGCGGGGGAAGCGGCGGCCGGACGGCCCAGGCCCGGGACCGGCTGGAGAGGCAGCAGATCGCCGTAGCCTTCGAGGTGACCAGCAGGCTGTCAGCGGTCGACCTGCTGCCCATGAGTAGGGCCATGGGCTACGGCACTCACTACGTCCAGATACACCACTCCTCCTGGGTGAAGCAGCGCGGAGGCTGG AAAAAAGTATTTGAATCCGAAGACATTGATTAA
- the si:ch211-218c6.8 gene encoding apoptosis facilitator Bcl-2-like protein 14 isoform X3, translated as MEFRAEEDYGVDTNSDEYVLLQAYCTRRSRHKPKSFMRAEGSLPPLAPGPSLLGERGKGIRFEGLMRPPSGPYKVTQRAYAESGARETIFKKKPVAIFECASGADIQPGSSGSGAADEGRGLTAVADRLTEIADDVNVQIREPSSLEPDSPENPEDVIQKLVELLKNSGDQLNEEIQRNQAMQTYLQSTFTYALFEQVTSRVQEVVSGGSGGRTAQARDRLERQQIAVAFEVTSRLSAVDLLPMSRAMGYGTHYVQIHHSSWVKQRGGWKKVFESEDID; from the exons ATGGAGTTCCGGGCAGAGGAGGACTATGGAGTGGACACGAACAGTGACGAGTACGTGCTCCTCCAGGCCTACTGCACCAGGAGGTCCAGGCACAAGCCAAAGTCTTTCATGAGGGCTGAGGGCTCTTTGCCACCACTTGCCCCTGGGCCATCCTTACTGGGAGAAAGAGGTAAAGGCATACGTTTTGAAGGTCTAATGAGACCGCCTTCAGGGCCTTATAAAGTAACGCAGAGGGCATATGCTGAATCAGGGGCTAGAGAAACCATCTTTAAGAAGAAGCCCGTGGCAATATTCGAGTGTGCATCCGGTGCCGATATACAACCCGGTTCTTCTGGTTCTG gtgcAGCAGACGAAGGCCGGGGTCTCACTGCTGTGGCTGACAGGCTGACTGAGATAGCAGACGATGTCAATGTGCAGATTAGAGAACCGAGCAGTTTAGAACCAGACTCCCCTGAGAACCCAGAgg ATGtgattcagaaactggtggagCTTCTGAAGAATTCTGGAGACCAGCTGAATGAGGAg ATCCAGAGGAACCAGGCCATGCAGACCTACCTCCAGAGCACCTTCACCTACGCTCTGTTTGAGCAGGTGACCTCTAGGGTTCAGGAGGTAGTGAGCGGGGGAAGCGGCGGCCGGACGGCCCAGGCCCGGGACCGGCTGGAGAGGCAGCAGATCGCCGTAGCCTTCGAGGTGACCAGCAGGCTGTCAGCGGTCGACCTGCTGCCCATGAGTAGGGCCATGGGCTACGGCACTCACTACGTCCAGATACACCACTCCTCCTGGGTGAAGCAGCGCGGAGGCTGG AAAAAAGTATTTGAATCCGAAGACATTGATTAA
- the tph2 gene encoding tryptophan 5-hydroxylase 2 isoform X2, which produces MDEEEVPWFPQKISELDQCSHRVLMYGSELDADHPGFKDNVYRERRKYFVEVAMNYKFGQPIPRIEYSPEEVRTWGVVYRELTKLYPTHACREYLKNLPLLSKHCGYREDNIPQLEDVSLFLRERSGFTVRPVAGYLSPRDFLAGLAYRVFNCTQYVRHSTDPLYTPEPDTCHELLGHVPLLADPKFAQFSQEIGLASVGASDEDVQKLATCYFFTIEFGLCKQDGQLRAYGAGLLSSIGELRHALSDKATVRMFDPGTTCHQECLITTFQDVYFVSDSFEEAKEKMREFAKSIKRPFSVYYNPYTLSIDLLKDTRSIENVVQELRSDLTTVCDALGKMNTYLGI; this is translated from the exons ATGG atgAGGAAGAGGTGCCCTGGTTCCCACAGAAGATCTCAGAGTTGGACCAATGTTCCCACCGAGTCCTGATGTATGGATCAGAGCTGGATGCAGACCATCCT GGCTTCAAAGATAATGTTTATCGCGAGAGAAGGAAGTATTTTGTGGAAGTGGCCATGAATTACAAGTT TGGCCAGCCTATCCCTCGCATAGAATACTCTCCAGAGGAGGTGAGGACATGGGGGGTGGTGTACCGTGAGCTCACCAAGCTCTACCCCACACACGCTTGCCGTGAGTACCTGAAgaacctccccctgctctcaaaGCATTGTGGGTACCGAGAGGACAACATTCCTCAACTGGAGGACGTGTCTCTGTTTCTGAGAG AGAGATCAGGCTTCACCGTGCGGCCTGTCGCGGGGTATCTGTCGCCGAGAGACTTCCTGGCTGGCCTGGCCTACCGAGTGTTTAACTGCACTCAGTACGTTCGCCACAGCACTGACCCCCTCTACACACCAGAGCC AGACACCTGTCATGAACTGCTGGGTCATGTCCCTCTCCTCGCCGACCCTAAGTTTGCCCAGTTCTCCCAGGAGATTGGTCTGGCGTCTGTAGGAGCATCGGACGAGGACGTACAGAAACTAGCCACA TGTTATTTCTTCACCATCGAGTTTGGCTTGTGTAAACAAGATGGCCAGCTGAGGGCTTATGGAGCAGGCCTGCTGTCATCTATTGGAGAGCTACGG CACGCCCTGTCTGACAAGGCCACAGTGAGGATGTTTGACCCGGGGACCACCTGTCACCAGGAGTGCCTCATCACCACTTTCCAGGATGTCTACTTTGTATCCGACAGCTTTGAAGAAGCCAAAGAGAAGATGAG GGAGTTTGCCAAGTCGATCAAGAGGCCCTTCTCAGTGTACTATAACCCGTACACGCTAAGCATCGACCTGCTGAAGGACACCAGGAGCATAGAGAACGTGGTCCAGGAGCTCCGGAGCGACCTCACCACCGTGTGTGACGCCCTGGGCAAGATGAACACTTATCTGGGGATCTGA